GATGAGAGCACCATGTCTCAGTCTAGGCTAAACCCATGCTAGAAGGGGCCTGAGAAAGCTCTAGTCCAAATCCCACATTTTAAAGGAAATCTTAAGGTCACATAGGGTAGCATGATGAAAGAGGCATTTTAGAAAATGGATTCAGGCAGTTCAGTGCAGGCTGGGTTGAAAACAGAGGccgagggcagggaggggagcaTGCTGGGATCTATGCATGAGACAGGGGCTAAGTTGGGGTCTTGATGCTTTTCACCTGTTGGTCCGGGTTCAGCGCACACTCAGTCTCCTAGGAGTGGCACGTGGAAGAGGCTCTGCACCAAATGCAGGAAACCAGATTTTGGCCATCCTAGCAGTGTAACAGTCACCTGACCCCTCTTAGTATCCTTATCTGTGAAATTAGGGCCTGCTGTTTGTGTTCTTTTCCTGCCTGGAGGCTCTGCTGGTTCAGGGTCACCTGAGATAGGAACACAGCTCCATCTCAGCAGAGACCCCCGAGGATATGAGTGAGTGGCAGGGTCTCCTTCACTCAGCAGGCATTGTATATAATGCCTTCCCACCCCCGGCCTTCATTACGGGCTGCTGGTGGGGTTGCCCCACCTGTAGGCAGCAGATCTCACCTGGGATCGAGCCTGGGGCATGGTGGGACCAGGGTCAGGAAGTGAGGAGGGAAGCAGATAGGGGGACAGGACCACAGCTCCCTTCTCGCAGGGTGGTGGAGGGAGGCTGCTGGTGGGTCTTTGGGAGCTTATAGACCCAGTCAGAGAACATGAAGTGTGAGTCAGAGAAGCAGTGCTGAAATGCGACTGGCTCCTGGGAGTTGTTGAGCTTTTCCTGGATAGAGGCTCCTTGAACTCAGATCTGTTTCCCTCAGGAGGGAAATGGAGAATGGAGTCACAGAGGGGACCCCACCAGGGCTACTCCCAGTGAGAACTGGCTGCTGGGGAAAGCTGTCATTTCTGGGGAGGGTCCCGGAGGCCCCTGTGTCTCCAGCTGCAGGGTGGTAGAGGCATCCTGCAGCTCTAGGAGTCCAAGGTCAGCTCTCTTTTGTAGGTAGGTTCCTCTACCTGCAGTGGGTGACCTGGCAGCAGCgggttttcctcttatttattcCAGAACCTGGCTTTTAGAGCTATAAATCTTCAACATGAAGATCATGCATTTCCATGGTAtgattaatgaaagaaaaattgagaCGGCAGCATAGGTATTGACCAGATTGAAGAAAGTCAGTGACAAGTTGGATGCAAGTTTCATCGCCTCCCTGGCAAACCCAGAGCTTCTGACCCAGCCTGGAGCGCCACCTAGTGGTTTCCAGGGATTATTCCCCCTGCAAAGCTTAGAGATGCCCCCATTGAGTCCCTACTCAAATGCTACCTTTCCTAGAGGACTTCCCTGAACACTCTGTCCCCAGTTACTTTCCAACTCCTTATACATACTTATTTTTCTTGACAGCACATATCAGCATCTAGAATTCCATGAGATGTTTGCTTGTTAACATCTGTGTCCTGTGTAGGAACTCCCCTTTCACAAGGACCAGGCCTCCACAGGCCTGGGTTACTGGCTCCCCCCAACCACTCGGAAGGGGGCCTAGCACTTATTAAGTAGGGGCTAGGTTGGCTTTGCAGGCTGGTacatctgtgtctcctctctgagCTGGGTTCCTGGGGTCACAGCACAGTGCCCAGCCCGTGGGAACTGCTCAGTGAGTGCCTTTCAGAGACCAGAGCCTGCCACTTGCCACCGCATCCCAGGCCTGCTTCATGTAAATTCTTACAATCCAGGAGGTCGGGGCTACTGTTCTCACTCAGCGTAAAAGGGGTTTGTAAGGTGGTACACCCAGGCCCAGCGGGAGCCGGGTGTCAGATCCATGCCCGGCCTCCCAAGCCTTAGGTCTGCACTTTCACCCGCATGTAGCATTCTTGTTCTCCACCTGCCCCAAGTCGCCGCGTCCTTCAAGGACTGTCTCCGCCAGCGGGCGTCTGGGACCAGGACAGTGACCGCCTTCCCTGAACTCCCGTGCTATTTGTGCGGCACCAGTGTGGACGGCTGGGGGTAGATGCTGCCTTTTTCCTGCTCCTACCCAGCCCACGTGGAGGCCCGGGGACGGCCGTCACTGAAGTGGTTGTAGCTTTCCCGGCACAGCATGCCGCGTGCTGCTGGTACTCAATAGCTATTGGGGACTGATTGATTGGCTTCTCAGACTCAGCACACTTCCCCAGAGCTGTCGGAGGGAGGGAGGTGTCAGCTATATCAAGCAGACGTGGAGATTTACTGCCAATGAAACTGCAGCTTCCCCAGGTGAAGTGAGCGGCTTCGGCGGCCCCAGGGGTGCTGTTGAGGAGCCGGTTTTCAGGCCGCAGTGCTGGTTGCTGGCTCACCAGAGAGATGGCGAGGGCGGAGGGGCTACTGTGCCCCGCACATCAGCCAGCTCCTCCGTCAGCCTCTCAACCAGCCcaagtcctttcttttttccatctgTGGGAAATTTGTTCCTCAGCCTCCTGAGAGCTGTGAGCAAAGGGCccttctggtcagggcactagGTCACAGCCACTGGAAGGTCTGGCTCTGAGACTGCCCCAGGTTCTCTTCATGCTACAGAGACAAATACTTACTGCCGTCCCTGGTCACCGTGCACCCTTCCCCCGGACTCTTTCCTGTGCTAGGGCCTCTCCCCTGCCAGTGGAACAATTTCAGCCACTCCTGTGCATCTAGGACTGGCAATATTTGTcacatgcttttgctgtgtctcatttAATTGGACCCTCAGAGTGACTTAGGAAATTGGCGAAGTTAGTATAGCCCCATTAGCCAGATGGGGACATTGGGACACAGAGAGGCTGAAAGGATTTGCCTGCATCACAACCAACACGATTTGAGGCTGTGTCCATGGCTGACCAGTGGCCCAGTTCTCACCCTTTCTGTGTCTCAGCTTTGGGGGTGGGGACACGGACTCTTTCTAGTCCCCTGGCAGTGAACGCAAGAACAGTGCCAGTCTAACcaggctctcctctctctccagctcTGTGGCTGTGGGCTGCTTGGAGTGGGCATTTGGCTCTCCGTGTCCCAGGGCAACTTTGCCACCTTCTCCCCCAGCTTCCCTTCGCTGTCTGCAGCCAACCTGGTCATCGCCATAGGCACCATTGTCATGGTGACGGGCTTCCTTGGCTGTCTGGGGGCCATCAAGGAAAACAAGTGCCTCCTCCTCAGTGTAAGTTGGACCTCATATCCCCAACCCTCTGAACTATGAGCTGAGTCCAGGGAAATTGCTTCTAGAATGTTCTTTGCTCAGCCACACTCTTCCTCATGATTGACCCTCCCTCCCCTAGTTGTCTCTCTCACGCCTTGATTAGCATGTACTAATGTCCCTCTGCTGCCTCTCTGGGTCTCCTCAGAGGCGGGTAGCCTCTCTGTACTTGGGAAGCCCTTGCTGCATGTCACCGGTGCCCCGCCTCCATGCCGTTGTCCTTGATTGTGCCCTGGCATGACCACCACCACGTGCCCATACTGCACCTTCTCTTTCCAGTTTTTCATCGTCCTGTTGGTCATCCTCCTAGCTGAGCTGATCTTACTTATCCTCTTCTTTGTCTACATGGACAAGGTAAGTTTTCAGGATGGAGGGGGCTTGTGGAATTTTATTGCCCTTGACGTGGGTTGCCCTGGGGACAGCGGAGGAAGAGCGCTGGCGCTGGCACTAGTCCTGTGAGGGAAGGACATGGAACCGGAGAGCTAGGAAAGGCCCTGAGGAAAGGGTTCGGGGGAACAGCATGGGGAAGGCGAGTTTGGGCTGGTTCCTTACCTTGCGTTGTCTTAGGAAGTAGAGTCCTCTAAATTCTCCAGGAATGCAGTGGACTGCCCCTTGCGATAGTAAATTCCCCATCACAGGGGGCATTCAAGCATGCTTGTGTTGACCACTTGGAGAAGGAATTTATGGTCCACTCACTAAGTGGTTGGGCTGGGTGATTGGAGGATAACCCATCGGAAACGGGTAGGAACTTTGCAAGTGACACCGTGAGTAGGGCTAACAGTGAAGGGGGACTACACTTTCCTTTCCAGAGACCTCTGAGCACAGAGGGACTGCTCCCAGGCTGCGCTGCAGGGTTCGGAAGGATGGCGGGGGACCCCTGCAACCTTGCCAGACTAGCTAGTCCCCAATTTGCAGAGCTTCTTATTGGTACTCCCAAGGATGACGAGCCAAGCACGCAGTCTCTTAGGGCTTAGCAGGCTCCTTTGGTTCACTGTGCCCAGGAGCTATGTCCCTGTCCGTTCTGTGGCTTTTATAAGTGCTTGCCTGGGCCACACTGAAAGGTAAAGTCATTCTAGTCTAAGACTAGAAACAATAATTCTATTGCATTTATGAAGGGACAGGAAGAAGAATATTGAGAGACCCCTCTGTGCCAGCCCTGTTCTTGGCTCTTCATAAGAATcgtttcctgcctgacctgtggtggcatagtggataaagcgtcgacctggaaatgctgaggtcgctggttcgaaaccctgggcttgcctggtcaaggcacatatgggagttgatgcttcctgctcctccccccttctctctctctctgtctctctctcctctctctctctctgtctccctctctctctcctttctaaaatgaattaaaaaaaaaaaagaatcgtttCCTTTAGTTCTTACAACAGCCCCAGAGGTGGACATTATTATTCCAGTATGTTACAGATAAGGCAGAGGCCAGTTACCTGCACGTAAGAGATGGACCTGAGATCAAAGAACTGAAATGACTGATCTGCCATTCTCTAGTCCTCAGGGTGTCTTTTGACAGAGGCCACATGGGGAAGATGTTGTGGGTGGGGTGTCCGAGCGGCTGTGTGTGTGGCGGTCTTCTTGCCTCTGATGGTTGCAGCCCTTGGCCTGGTCAGCTCCCCTGGGAGTCAGTGGGTACAGACCACAGCTGGGACCATGAACCTACCCTGCCCCGGCACCCCTCCCACATGGGCCAGCAGAACCCACACCTGGGGCCCTCCTCCAGgctggaagcaggagagcagcagtTCTAGTTGACCTGGGTGGCTTGCATCCTGGTCCCACTGTCCTGTCATTGGCCTCAACCTGACAGGTGAATGAGAACGCCAGGAAGGACCTGAAGGAGGGCCTGCTGCTGTACAACACGGAGAACAACGTGGGGCTCAAGAATGCCTGGAACATCATCCAGGCTGAGGTGAGGCTAGCAGCTGGGGCTCCCCACCCGGGACCATGCTGGGCGGTATCAGTGGGAGGCGGCTGGGGAGGGGCGAGGAGGGGGCGGAGGGGGTGAGCAGGACCTGGATGCGGGAGTGGCCAGGCCTGAGGGAGTCGTGACAGTGGCTGTGCGGGTACAGGCAGCTGGAAGGATGGATAATCGCAAAGGACAGACCATACAAGTCCTTTTTGTAAGCGTTGGAATGAATGACAGAATTTATTCCAGCAACAGCTCTGCCCCCCTGGTCACGGCTCAGGTGAGGAGGCTCTGGTTCTGAGAGGAAGACAAGCAGCACAGCCTGGACGCCCCATGGTAGCcttggggaggggcaggcagcccGCCTGGGGCAGGCCGTCTGCGCAGAGCTGGAGGTGCTGGTGCGGGGCAGAGGGCGGAGGCTGGCCAGCGGAGGCCCAGCTCCAAGGGGCAGGCAGCATCCGTCTCCCCATTCCAGCCTCCAGGAGGCAGCTGTCACCTCCCCTGTGGGCCCAGCTGAGGCCTAAAGAAGGGACAAGAAGAAGGCCTTTGTCTCCTCTGCTGACTCCAGGGTGGCAGCTCTGAGGGGCTCGGTTGGCCTGCACAGAGGAGGATGCCAGGCCGTGGCATGTCTGACCCTGTGCATCCCCACCCACAGATGCGCTGCTGTGGTGTCACCGACTACACAGACTGGTACCCGGTGCTGGGCCAGAACATGGTCCCCGACCGCTGCTGCATGGAGAACTCCCAGGGCTGTGGGCGCAACAGCACCACCCCGCTGTGGAGAACGGTGAGCCCGAGGCTGCGTCCATGGGTCCTCATCCCAGGACCTGTGTGGTGGCAAGAAGACACctgcaggggaaggaggggggcctGGGACACCGAGGGAATGGCTTAatgtggagtggggtggggggcacacagGACTGAAGCCGAAAGGCAGGTGGAAAATTGACCTGGACCCACAGTTGGGAGTGTCATGTGGTGGGCGTCTGAGCCTGTGCAGTGGGGCCCTCCGGTGGCACCCTGGGCAGGGCACGGCCTGCTCAAAGGCAGGAGGACCAGGCTGGGGGGCAAGGAGGGGCTGAAGGAGaaggtgggtggggctgggcaggtGGAGCTGCTCATACTCATGCTGGCCTGTCACCTGTGGTCCTTGCTGCCTAGGGCTGCTATGAGAAGGTGAAGATGTGGTTTGATGACAACAAGCACGTGCTCGGCACGGTGGGGATGTGCATCCTCATCATGCAGGTAAGGGCCAGCGGAACCTCGCTGCCTCCCGGCTGGAGGACAGCGAGCACCCGGGAAGCCCAGGCACTGACCCTGCAGCCTGACGTCCATGCGCTCTCCTCTGCTCTGAGGCCTCTTCTGATGCCTGTTCTGACCCTGCGGGCAACACAGGGCCCTGCTGCCTGACATTTCTCTGAGCCTTGGGCCTGATGCTGGCATTACAGCAGCCCGTGTGTGTTTGCTGGTGAGCATACCTGTCCCACTCCGCAGGGACATTTATCTTGTAACTGAATGGAAtgaaacctgagtcctcagtaaTGATTATGAGTATGGGCTCCTGGGCTAGACTCCACAGGTCCCATCCTAGCCTCAGTGCCTGTTAGATATATGTAACCTGGGCACATTGATTAGCTTCTGTGCCTTAATTTCCATATCAGTATAATGGGCATGATCATGTCCCTTCTTAACACTGAGTTTAATATGCCTAACATAGGGCGTAGAGCAGCACCAGGCACATAGGAAATATTCAGTAAATGGTAGCTGTCATTAGCAAGGACGTAACGATAGCTGCTCTTTTTAAGGCCTCGTCTAGatgatggggaggggaggatgccTCTCATCTTAAAGACAGGGCTGATGAGCTGTCTGGAAACAAGATACCCCCGATCTTTTGGGGGACAAGCATTTCCTAGGCTTTCTCCTGTGCCCACTCTGGATGGCTCTTGTTCCTGGTGAGCAGGAGTCTTCAGGGCCTTAATTCTCTTGAAGCACTTGAATGTGGCTGGTTGGTGTATAGGAAGATGGTCGACATCCTGCATgaagttatctttttttctcctaaactctTGGATTTGGGGGCTGGATCATGTTTGCTTTATCTAAGCGCTTGCAAGCTTAGCAGGTGAGCCTGCTGTCATTTGCACAGAGCTCAGATTTGAGATGTACTCAGAGGAAGCAAGATTCTGTTTAGTGCTAAGAATGGGCTTATTTCAGGTCTGCCTGTCATCAGGCCCGGACAGGGACCAGAACCCTGGAGCTGGGCTCACCAGCCATGGTCCCCTCCATTGCTGCCTGAACCTTGAGTGTGAGAGGCACACTGTCCGTGCTCCAGGGCCTGAGCCCACTGCACACTGTCTGTAGTACTGTGAGCCACAGGCTGGCTCCCTTCTGCTGCCCCCACCACTCCAGGCCACCACCCTCTTTCAGGATTAGGAGTTGAGGGAACAACAGAGTGTTAATGTCGTTCTAAGCATAATGGGTAAGATGCATCTGCTGCAGCCAAAGACTTCATGTGGTGTATCCCAGAACCAGACaggagtgactcagcacagggtccACACATTGCTCCACGTTTCTCCCCCTCCTCACTTCCTGTTAGCTGCCCTTAGGGTCAGGTCCCTGGTGCGTTCGGCATCACTACAGCACGCTGAAACCGGGGGGCTCCCGTCTTGGGGAAGTTCAGTGACACCGTACAGACAGCTCTGAGATGGCCCAAGCTGGTCACCGGGTGCCCTCCTCTGGTCACCACTGTCTTCCTGCCACCAGCTTCTTTCAAGCACTAAGTGCTTGTACCATTTGCTTTAGGGGCACGTGACAGACCCCAGCGTGGGGCTTTTTGTCTCAGGCCCTCCCCCCTGTCTTTCAGATTCTGGGCATGGCCTTCTCTATGACCCTCTTCCAGCACATCCACCGGACTGGTAAAAAGTACGACGCCTGAGCGGCTGGCGGAGCCGGAGCCCCCGCGCAGACACTGTGCCAGGGGAGGAGAGCTGAGTTTGTGTCGCCTGCCTGCACTCCAGACtgctgccctgccccacccccgctgccctccccacccaccccgcctCCGCCTTCTGGGGGTGGAGGGCCAGGTGGGAAGAGGCACGGAGACCTTGGGGCGCTGGGGCTCCTGGCTGCCTGCACATGTGTACTTGCCAAAGAAGCTGGGGCCAGGGGACCGCGGCGGAGACGCGGCGCTGCGTGTGGGCCCCGCCCGTCCTCCCTGGCATGGCCGCGTGGGTGCAGCAGAATGCTCCCTCCTGGTGGAGAGACTGCCGCAGGGGTGCCCGTGGGGGAGCGGGCAGGCTGCCTCCACGCCCAGGCCCCAGGGAGCATCTTGCCCAGGCATTTTATACCTTACagtgtaactttttaattttattttactctgatTATGATTATTCAGGAATATTATCTCA
The DNA window shown above is from Saccopteryx bilineata isolate mSacBil1 chromosome 2, mSacBil1_pri_phased_curated, whole genome shotgun sequence and carries:
- the TSPAN9 gene encoding tetraspanin-9 isoform X2, with protein sequence MARGCLCCLKYMMFLFNLIFWLCGCGLLGVGIWLSVSQGNFATFSPSFPSLSAANLVIAIGTIVMVTGFLGCLGAIKENKCLLLSFFIVLLVILLAELILLILFFVYMDKVNENARKDLKEGLLLYNTENNVGLKNAWNIIQAEMRCCGVTDYTDWYPVLGQNMVPDRCCMENSQGCGRNSTTPLWRTGCYEKVKMWFDDNKHVLGTVGMCILIMQILGMAFSMTLFQHIHRTGKKYDA
- the TSPAN9 gene encoding tetraspanin-9 isoform X1 gives rise to the protein MEKSSSEDSSIHRSPSLDSKDSDFAKPSTSGRPFGRGFAAGAFYGTSGARGQSRAEAGVKSDKYNAPKGSKYVVFYLDLSFVFLLEFKKCNMARGCLCCLKYMMFLFNLIFWLCGCGLLGVGIWLSVSQGNFATFSPSFPSLSAANLVIAIGTIVMVTGFLGCLGAIKENKCLLLSFFIVLLVILLAELILLILFFVYMDKVNENARKDLKEGLLLYNTENNVGLKNAWNIIQAEMRCCGVTDYTDWYPVLGQNMVPDRCCMENSQGCGRNSTTPLWRTGCYEKVKMWFDDNKHVLGTVGMCILIMQILGMAFSMTLFQHIHRTGKKYDA